The stretch of DNA ACCGCATCCCCACCCATTCCAACCGGAGGGACTTCCGATGGGCAGCATGACCGACAAAGCCAAGGGCCTGGCCAACGAGGCGGCCGGCAACGTGAAGCAGGGCCTGGGCCGCGCCATGGACGACAAGAACATGGAGGCCGAGGGTTTCGTGCAGGAGCGCAAGGGCGAGGCCCAGCAGACGATCGGCGAGGGCAAGGACAAGATCAAGCGCGCGGTCGACAAGATCTGACGCGACGATCGCATCCGAGCCTTCGGGCAGGATGATTGAGAGGGGTGCCGGCGCGAGCCGGCGCCCCTTTTTCGTCGCCTGAAGGGTGCTCGATGAAGTCCGGAACCGGATGCACCCGCTGGCGCTTCTTGAACCGACGATCATCCGGAGGACCGACCCATGCCGAAGCGGGCATTCCTGGCGCTCCTGTCCCTGGCGGTGGCCCTTGCCGGCACTGCCCCCTCGCGCGCCCAGGCCCCGATCCAGGAGCAGGCCGAACCGGCCGATTCGGGCGGTCCGATGCGGCCCCCGGCGGAGCGGCGGAGCGAGCCGCCCCGGCCGTCGGACTCGGGCGAGGAACCGCCCGCACGACGCGACACGGCGGCCGCGACGGACGATCCCAGAGACGTCCGGGACTGGGTCACCTACCGCAACCCTCGCTACGGGTTCCGCTTCGAGTACCCGGCCGATTTCTTCGTCTCCGACGTGGTCCTGCCCGACGACGCGGGCGAGACGTTCCGGGGTGGCGACGGGTCCTCGCGGCTCGCCACCTTCGCGCTGCCGAACCCGCAGGGGCTGTCGCTCGCGCGCGTCGCGGCCAACTACCTCAGGGAGGCGGGAGACCCGGTAGTCACCTACCGGCGGCGCACCCGCAACGGCCACCTGGTGATCTCCGGCAACCGGGGTCCTGACGTCTTCTACCTGCGCATCGCCTACGGCCGCGGCGGGGTGCAGGGGGTCGAGCTCTCGTATCCCGGCGAACGGGAGCGCGCCTTCGATCGGCTGGTGTCGCGGGTGTCGCTCAGCTTCAGGCCGGGGCGGTGACGCGGCGCGGGAACGATCGGGCCCGCCGGCGGTTCTCCCTGACCAAGGTTTACCGAACGGAGGGTCGCATGAACACGCAGGACAAGACGCGGCAGGACGACAAGGTCGAGCAGGTCCCGCTCGAGGAGAAGCCGAAGTCGTCGGACCTGAAGCACAAGACCGACGAGCGGTTGGACGAGGGCGTCGAGGAGAGCTTCCCGGCGAGCGACCCCGTCTCCGTCTCGATCACCAAGATCTGAGCCCGACGATCCTGTCCAGGCGGGCCGGCGCTGCGCCGGCCCCATTCGCATGGGGGCCAACCCGATGATGAACGATCCGACCCGGCCGCGCCGCGACGAGGCCGATCCGACCCGGCCCGACTCGCCGATGGAGCCGGGAGACGCGGAGCTCTTCGAGACCCCCTTCGGCCGCGAGGACGACCACGGCACCATCGCGGGGTCGCGGGCCGAGGCGGAGATCGAGGACATCGACGTCCATGCCCGGCCGGCGAGCGAGGTGACCGGCGCCCACGACGCCGGCGGCGCGAACGAGACGGTCGACGGCCTCGACGAGGCCGAGGAGGCGGTGCGCCGGATGGCCGAGGACCAGGTGGAGGGCGGGCCGGAGCTTCTCTGACCCCCCGCCACATTCCGGTCGTGCGGACCGGCTGGTTTGGTACGACGTCGTCCTCCCGCGTTTCCGCCCGGAGGGCCCGATGCCGATCCGCGATTCCATCCTGCCCGGCTTCGATCCGGACCCCTCGATCGCGCGGGTCGGCGAAGACCACTCCGGCGCCGCCCGACCGGATCGCTCCGACAT from Prosthecomicrobium sp. N25 encodes:
- a CDS encoding CsbD family protein gives rise to the protein MTDKAKGLANEAAGNVKQGLGRAMDDKNMEAEGFVQERKGEAQQTIGEGKDKIKRAVDKI